In the Sarcophilus harrisii chromosome 3, mSarHar1.11, whole genome shotgun sequence genome, one interval contains:
- the PRKAG3 gene encoding 5'-AMP-activated protein kinase subunit gamma-3: MWDMVEPPEMSYSGDRPSRPQPCMTTSPDKSYKEREIKASRWTRQEAVEEGDPPILEEGDSPQGVLARPESGSTSSEDISQSQVATFPGSDSISWGLEAIDLDSTALCPEFTSIPTGATSLEPDTLSVREEREIPERETRSPSPLILLPKLGWDGELLHPGAQIYMHFMQEHSCYDAMATSSKLVIFDTMLEIKKAFFALVANGVRAAPLWDNQKQSFVGMLTITDFILVLHRYYRSPLVQIYEIEEHTIQTWREIYLQGSFKPLVSISPNDSLFEAVYSLIKNRIHRLPVLDPASGNVLHILTHKRLLKFLHIFGALLPKPQFLSRSIQDLGIGTFRDLAVVLDTAPILSALDIFVDRRVSALPVVNESGQVVGLYSRFDVIHLAAQKTYNHLDISVGEALRQRSLCLEGIISCQPHESLGDVIDRIAREQVHRLVMVDESQHLLGVISLSDILQALVLSPAGIDALGA; the protein is encoded by the exons ATGTGGGACATGGTGGAACCACCAG AAATGAGTTACTCAGGGGACAGACCTTCAAGGCCACAGCCTTGCATGACTACCAGCCCAGATAAGAGCTATAAAGAACGGGAAATCAAGGCCTCCAGGTGGACAAGGCAAGAAGCTGTGGAAGAGGGAGACCCCCCTATCCTGGAAGAAGGAGATAGCCCACAGG GTGTTCTGGCAAGGCCCGAGTCTGGGTCTACCTCCTCAGAAGACATATCCCAAAGCCAAGTTGCTACATTCCCAGGATCCGATTCCATTAGCTGGGGGCTAGAAGCCATAGACTTGGATTCCACAGCCCTGTGTCCAGAGTTCACATCTATACCCACAGGGGCTACATCCCTGGAGCCAGACACTTTATCagtgagggaggaaagggagattcCGGAGAGAGAGACCCGAAGTCCATCACCACTGATTCTCCTGCCCAAACTGGGCTGGGATGGGGAGCTGCTCCACCCAGGAGCCCAAATCTACATGCACTTCATGCAGGAGCATAGCTGCTATGATGCCATGGCTACCAGCTCAAAGCTAGTCATCTTTGATACCATGCTAGAG ATCAAGAAGGCTTTCTTTGCTCTTGTGGCCAATGGGGTAAGGGCAGCCCCTTTGTGGGACAACCAGAAGCAGAGCTTTGTGG GTATGCTGACTATCACAGACTTCATCCTAGTACTCCATCGTTACTACAGATCACCTTTG GTTCAGATCTATGAAATTGAAGAACATACAATCCAAACCTGGAGGG AGATTTACCTTCAAGGCTCTTTCAAGCCATTGGTTTCCATCTCTCCCAATGACAG CCTGTTTGAGGCTGTTTATTCCCTGATCAAGAACCGGATTCACCGCCTGCCAGTTCTAGATCCTGCCTCTGGCAACGTGCTTCACATCCTCACCCACAAGAGGCTGCTCAAGTTCCTGCATATCTTT GGTGCACTGCTTCCCAAGCCACAGTTTCTTTCCCGATCTATCCAAGACTTGGGCATTGGCACATTCCGAGACTTGGCCGTGGTGCTGGACACAGCCCCCATCCTGTCTGCACTGGACATTTTTGTAGACCGCCGAGTGTCTGCGCTACCTGTGGTCAATGagtccg GACAGGTTGTGGGCCTCTATTCCCGATTTGATGTCATA CACCTGGCTGCCCAGAAAACCTACAACCATCTGGACATCAGTGTTGGTGAAGCACTGAGGCAGCGGTCCCTCTGTCTGGAGGGGATCATTTCCTGTCAGCCTCATGAAAGCCTGGGTGATGTCATTGACCGAATCGCCCGAGAGCAG GTTCACCGGCTGGTGATGGTGGATGAATCACAGCACTTGTTAGGGGTCATTTCCCTGTCTGACATTCTCCAAGCCCTGGTTCTCAGCCCTGCTGGCATTGATGCACTTGGTGCCTGA